The following proteins come from a genomic window of Natrinema saccharevitans:
- a CDS encoding HalOD1 output domain-containing protein, translating into MESHTISTQSSPSLEIVDRVAEMEEQDPLDLPPLYDSVDLDALDRLSKSSKIQFEYIGYKITVDSGTIRIDQ; encoded by the coding sequence ATGGAGAGCCACACAATAAGTACACAGTCCAGTCCATCCCTTGAAATTGTAGATAGAGTGGCTGAAATGGAGGAACAAGATCCGTTGGACTTGCCGCCTCTATATGATAGCGTTGACCTTGATGCGCTAGATCGACTTTCTAAATCAAGCAAAATTCAATTCGAATATATTGGATACAAGATAACTGTAGATAGTGGCACAATTCGGATCGATCAGTAA
- the nucS gene encoding endonuclease NucS, with protein sequence MTDSEYGQRTETLQEPTPPVARDAVARGIDRGAIVTVYGRCTVDYDGRATSYLEAGDRHLMLKPDGAALVHTDEGQQPVNWQPPGCDHAVGCADGELVVESLRSTPDERLAVRFSEVLQVSAFSGTDENDLALTGTEEDLRQRILEEPTLLENGFTPLATERDTPAGAVDIYGEDAAGRAVVVELKRRRVGPDAVSQLRRYVDALERDLHADAAVRGILVAPSVTDRAGRLLTEHGLEFVSLEPPAE encoded by the coding sequence GTGACGGATTCAGAGTACGGCCAGCGAACGGAAACCCTCCAGGAGCCAACGCCGCCGGTCGCCCGCGACGCCGTTGCCCGCGGGATCGACCGCGGGGCGATCGTGACCGTCTACGGCCGCTGTACCGTCGACTACGACGGGCGCGCGACGAGTTACCTCGAGGCGGGGGACCGCCACCTCATGCTCAAACCCGACGGGGCGGCGCTGGTCCACACCGACGAGGGCCAACAGCCGGTCAACTGGCAGCCGCCGGGCTGTGACCACGCCGTCGGCTGTGCGGACGGCGAACTCGTCGTCGAGAGCCTGCGGTCGACACCCGACGAACGGCTCGCCGTCCGGTTCAGCGAGGTCCTGCAGGTCTCGGCCTTCTCCGGGACCGACGAGAACGACCTCGCGCTGACCGGGACCGAGGAGGACCTCCGCCAGCGCATCCTCGAGGAGCCCACCCTGCTCGAGAACGGCTTCACGCCGCTGGCGACCGAACGCGACACGCCGGCGGGAGCCGTCGACATCTACGGCGAGGACGCGGCGGGCCGTGCGGTCGTCGTCGAACTGAAGCGCCGGCGGGTCGGGCCGGACGCGGTGAGCCAGCTCCGCCGGTACGTCGACGCCCTCGAGCGCGACCTCCACGCCGACGCGGCGGTCCGGGGCATCCTGGTCGCCCCCTCGGTGACTGACCGCGCCGGCCGGCTGCTGACCGAACACGGCCTCGAGTTCGTCTCGCTCGAGCCGCCGGCCGAGTGA
- the mutS gene encoding DNA mismatch repair protein MutS, whose product MDPALGPPEAMAEKRDELTPMMRQYHDLCARYDDAIVLFQVGDFYETFCGAAERSARLLEVALTSREDSTGEYPMAGIPIDNAESYIEELLEAGYRVAVADQVEEPGESSGVVERAVTRVITPGTLTEDELLAGDDNNFVAAVARGEGDSDEIALALLDVSTGDFLATSSSSRAAIADEVSRFDPAEAVVGPDAPADLLPEDCMVTPRDEGVFARERAGEKLSTYFRNPDALLASDAEVRACGALLSYAEYVRGGTHEGERGETDGETGTEGDAAPDDEDVRLEYLTQLTRYDPREYLLLDAVALRSLELFEPRAVHGRDDATLVGVLDETASALGGRKLRDWLRRPLLEPERIEARLDAVEELTGAVRTRERLHDLLRDVYDLERLIGRISRERANARDLRSLRDTLAVVPEVRDELADTDCDRLRRLHDDLDPLADVRELIDDAIVSDPPIEITEGGVIAEGYDADLDELRGTARDGKRWIDDLEVRERERTGIDSLKVGYNSVHGYYIEVTNPNLDSVPENYQRRQTLKNSERFVTPELKEREDEIVGAEERADEREYELFCEVRREVAAEVERVQGLAEALATLDALVSLATAAAQYDYCRPEIVERGDDADGDGRILEIEGGRHPVVERTQESFVPNDARFADDRRLAVITGPNMSGKSTYMRQVAQIVLLAQVGSFVPASAARLTPVDRIFTRVGASDDIAGGRSTFMVEMDELATILREADENALVLLDEVGRGTSTADGMAIAQAITEHLHDRVGATTLFATHHHPLTELAEDLPAAFTLHFEVEQVDGEVVFHHEIAPGAATGSYGVEVATAAGVPDSVVDRARDLVTAADESGEVPAADTDANGDPTPERDAADPSAATADGGDVPTDVAAELRALDLAHLTPVEALTELDRLKRLLEE is encoded by the coding sequence ATGGATCCGGCGCTTGGCCCGCCCGAGGCGATGGCCGAGAAACGCGACGAGCTGACGCCGATGATGCGGCAGTATCACGATCTCTGTGCGCGCTACGACGACGCGATCGTGCTCTTTCAGGTGGGGGACTTCTACGAGACCTTCTGTGGCGCGGCCGAACGCAGTGCGCGACTGCTCGAGGTCGCGCTGACCAGCCGCGAGGACTCCACCGGGGAGTACCCGATGGCCGGCATCCCGATCGACAACGCCGAGTCGTACATCGAGGAGTTGCTCGAGGCCGGCTACCGGGTGGCGGTGGCCGATCAGGTCGAGGAACCCGGCGAGTCGTCGGGCGTCGTCGAGCGGGCGGTCACCCGGGTGATCACGCCCGGGACGCTCACCGAGGACGAACTGCTTGCCGGCGACGACAACAACTTCGTGGCCGCCGTCGCCCGCGGCGAGGGCGATAGCGACGAAATCGCGCTGGCCTTACTCGACGTCTCGACGGGCGACTTTCTCGCGACCAGCTCGAGTTCGCGGGCGGCGATCGCCGACGAGGTGAGCCGGTTCGACCCCGCCGAGGCCGTCGTCGGGCCGGACGCGCCCGCCGACCTCCTCCCCGAGGACTGCATGGTCACGCCCCGCGACGAGGGTGTCTTCGCCCGCGAGCGCGCCGGCGAGAAACTCTCGACGTACTTCCGAAATCCCGACGCCTTACTCGCGAGCGACGCGGAGGTTCGCGCCTGCGGCGCGCTCCTCTCCTACGCGGAGTACGTCCGCGGCGGCACACACGAGGGCGAACGCGGCGAGACGGACGGCGAGACGGGGACCGAGGGCGACGCCGCACCCGACGACGAGGACGTCCGCCTCGAGTATCTCACCCAGCTCACGCGGTACGATCCCCGCGAGTACCTGCTGCTCGACGCCGTGGCCCTGCGGAGCCTCGAGCTGTTCGAACCCCGCGCGGTCCACGGCCGCGACGACGCGACGCTGGTCGGCGTCTTAGACGAGACTGCGAGCGCGCTGGGCGGCCGGAAACTCCGGGACTGGCTCCGGCGACCGCTGCTCGAGCCCGAGCGGATCGAGGCCCGCCTCGACGCCGTCGAGGAACTGACTGGGGCGGTCCGGACCCGGGAGCGCCTGCACGACCTGCTGCGGGACGTCTACGATCTCGAGCGGCTGATCGGGCGGATCTCCCGCGAGCGGGCGAACGCGCGAGACCTGCGGTCGCTGCGGGACACGCTGGCCGTCGTCCCCGAGGTGCGCGACGAACTCGCCGACACCGACTGCGACCGACTTCGGCGGCTTCATGACGACCTCGATCCGCTGGCCGACGTCCGCGAGCTGATCGACGATGCGATCGTGTCGGATCCGCCAATCGAGATCACCGAGGGCGGGGTCATCGCCGAGGGCTACGACGCGGATCTGGACGAGCTCCGAGGGACCGCCCGCGACGGAAAACGGTGGATCGACGACCTGGAGGTGCGTGAACGCGAGCGGACCGGGATCGACTCGCTGAAGGTCGGCTACAACTCGGTCCACGGCTACTACATCGAGGTGACGAACCCGAACCTCGATTCGGTACCGGAGAACTACCAGCGCCGCCAGACGCTCAAGAACTCCGAGCGGTTCGTCACGCCCGAACTCAAAGAGCGAGAGGACGAGATCGTCGGCGCGGAGGAGCGGGCCGACGAACGCGAGTACGAACTCTTCTGCGAGGTACGCCGCGAGGTCGCCGCCGAGGTCGAGCGCGTCCAGGGGCTGGCCGAGGCCCTCGCAACGCTGGACGCGCTCGTCTCGCTGGCGACGGCCGCGGCGCAGTACGACTACTGTCGGCCCGAGATCGTAGAGCGCGGGGACGATGCGGACGGCGACGGCCGGATCCTCGAGATCGAGGGCGGCCGTCACCCCGTCGTCGAGCGGACCCAGGAGTCGTTCGTCCCGAACGACGCCCGCTTTGCGGACGATCGCCGGCTGGCGGTGATCACGGGACCCAACATGTCGGGGAAGTCGACGTACATGCGACAGGTCGCCCAGATCGTCCTGCTGGCACAGGTCGGTAGCTTCGTGCCCGCAAGCGCTGCCCGACTCACGCCGGTCGACCGGATCTTTACCCGGGTCGGGGCCAGCGACGACATCGCGGGCGGGCGCTCGACCTTCATGGTCGAGATGGACGAACTCGCGACGATCCTGCGGGAGGCCGACGAGAACGCGCTGGTCCTGCTGGACGAGGTCGGTCGAGGCACCTCGACGGCCGACGGGATGGCCATCGCGCAGGCGATCACCGAACACCTCCACGATCGGGTCGGCGCGACGACCCTGTTCGCGACCCACCACCACCCGCTGACCGAACTCGCCGAGGACCTCCCGGCCGCCTTCACGCTGCACTTCGAGGTCGAACAGGTCGACGGCGAGGTCGTCTTCCACCACGAGATCGCCCCCGGCGCGGCGACGGGCTCCTACGGCGTCGAGGTCGCGACTGCCGCCGGCGTCCCCGATTCGGTCGTCGACCGCGCGCGGGACCTGGTCACGGCGGCCGACGAGAGCGGCGAGGTGCCGGCCGCCGACACCGACGCGAACGGTGATCCGACGCCCGAACGAGACGCGGCCGATCCGTCGGCGGCCACTGCGGACGGCGGCGACGTGCCGACGGACGTGGCCGCCGAACTCCGCGCGCTCGATCTGGCTCACCTCACCCCCGTCGAGGCGCTGACGGAACTCGACCGGCTGAAGCGACTGCTCGAGGAGTGA
- a CDS encoding CHY zinc finger protein has product MQSIGGYTVRGVDVGPETRCAHYDTDRDVVAFKFACCEDFFPCFRCHEETTDHEAVPWPRDRFDEQSVLCGGCGTALTVPDYLEADYRCPACDAAFNPGCATHAELYFETASTDF; this is encoded by the coding sequence GTGCAATCGATCGGCGGCTACACGGTCCGCGGCGTCGACGTCGGTCCGGAAACGCGGTGTGCCCACTACGACACCGACCGCGACGTGGTCGCGTTCAAATTCGCCTGCTGCGAGGACTTCTTTCCCTGTTTCCGTTGCCACGAGGAAACGACCGACCACGAGGCCGTGCCGTGGCCGCGCGACCGGTTCGACGAGCAGTCGGTTCTCTGTGGGGGCTGCGGGACCGCGCTCACCGTCCCCGACTACCTCGAGGCCGACTACCGCTGTCCGGCCTGTGACGCGGCCTTCAACCCCGGCTGTGCGACCCACGCCGAACTGTACTTCGAGACGGCGTCGACGGACTTCTGA
- a CDS encoding TrkH family potassium uptake protein, which yields MTRRIHVDVRSSFSLLGTVLKYLSPTLLVPTAVALLYRESPLPFLVALVVAITVGTGLERLEPEPDLEHREAFLMVSLTWLVVPLIGTIPYLVAETGTIADPVNALFESMSGFTTTGATVMGEISVEKHSHSIMLWRQLTQWLGGMGIIVLMVAILSELSVGGTQLIREEAPGIQVEKLTPRIRETARALWLLYAWFTLAAVVVYYGLHLAGMAPNMTFYNAVSHALTTLPTGGFSPEGRSVEAFEPIVQWAVMPFMIVAGTNFALYWHVWRGKPDRLTGNAEFRSYLLSMGVVGALLSALLFLGVGLATVPDGVAAIPGSLERSLRHGLFQTLAIVTTTGYASMDFNTWSESTQVILLFAMFLGGSAGSAAGSIKIIRWYVVGKSMGRELFTTVHPQAIRPVRMGDTGDIIDEDAIHSIFVFMFLFLTLFAASTVLLFLDAYRTPGLELTALEAISATIATLGNVGPGVGVVGPMNSYEPFSGAAKLYMTFLMWIGRLEILSVLVILTPAYWRS from the coding sequence ATGACACGCAGGATTCACGTCGACGTCCGCTCGAGTTTCAGTCTCCTCGGTACCGTCCTGAAGTATCTCTCCCCGACGCTACTGGTACCGACCGCGGTCGCGCTACTGTACCGGGAGAGCCCGCTGCCGTTTCTGGTCGCGCTGGTCGTCGCGATCACCGTCGGAACGGGCCTCGAGCGTCTCGAGCCCGAACCGGATCTCGAACATCGCGAAGCGTTCCTGATGGTATCGCTGACGTGGCTGGTTGTCCCGCTAATCGGGACGATCCCGTATCTCGTCGCCGAGACGGGGACGATCGCCGACCCGGTCAATGCCCTCTTCGAGAGCATGAGCGGCTTCACGACGACCGGCGCGACGGTCATGGGCGAAATCTCCGTCGAGAAGCACTCACACTCGATCATGCTGTGGCGACAGCTCACTCAGTGGCTCGGCGGGATGGGGATCATCGTCCTCATGGTCGCGATCCTATCGGAGCTCTCCGTCGGTGGCACCCAGCTCATCCGGGAGGAAGCGCCCGGGATTCAGGTCGAGAAGCTGACGCCGCGGATCAGAGAGACGGCGCGGGCGCTCTGGCTGCTCTACGCCTGGTTCACGCTCGCCGCCGTGGTCGTCTACTACGGGCTCCACCTCGCGGGGATGGCTCCGAACATGACCTTCTACAACGCCGTCTCGCACGCGCTCACGACGCTGCCGACCGGCGGCTTCTCGCCGGAGGGACGCAGCGTCGAGGCCTTCGAGCCGATCGTCCAGTGGGCGGTCATGCCCTTCATGATCGTCGCCGGGACGAACTTCGCGCTCTACTGGCACGTTTGGCGCGGCAAGCCCGATCGGCTGACCGGGAACGCCGAGTTCCGGTCCTATCTCCTGTCGATGGGCGTCGTCGGTGCCCTCCTCTCGGCCCTGCTCTTTCTCGGGGTCGGTCTCGCGACGGTCCCCGACGGCGTCGCCGCGATCCCGGGCAGCCTCGAGCGCTCGCTGCGCCACGGACTCTTTCAGACGCTGGCGATCGTGACGACGACCGGCTACGCCAGCATGGACTTCAACACCTGGAGCGAGTCGACGCAGGTAATCTTGCTGTTTGCGATGTTTCTGGGCGGGTCGGCGGGATCGGCGGCCGGTTCGATCAAGATCATTCGCTGGTACGTCGTCGGGAAGTCCATGGGGCGTGAGTTGTTCACCACCGTCCACCCGCAGGCGATCCGGCCGGTTCGGATGGGCGACACGGGTGACATCATCGACGAGGACGCGATCCACAGCATCTTCGTCTTCATGTTCCTGTTCCTGACGCTGTTTGCCGCCTCGACGGTCCTGCTCTTTCTCGACGCCTACCGCACGCCCGGCCTCGAGCTGACGGCCCTCGAGGCGATCAGCGCGACCATCGCGACGCTCGGCAACGTCGGCCCGGGCGTCGGCGTCGTCGGGCCGATGAACAGCTACGAGCCGTTTTCCGGGGCCGCGAAACTGTACATGACCTTCCTGATGTGGATCGGCCGGCTCGAGATCCTCTCCGTGCTGGTAATCCTGACGCCGGCCTACTGGCGCTCCTGA
- a CDS encoding UbiA family prenyltransferase: MTLARDGTGPGAVARAYWSQVHPVFMTPPIAASLFGAILAGSVDPVLAALHVVAMFAAVYTAHVKDGYVDFHVRGEDDDHPLTVRGCRLGLAASTVVFAGCCLLLAALVDALVLAIVVPTWLIAYHHAPQLDTNPVTATTGYPLGIALSILGGFYVQARTITGVSFGFAVVFLILLSGVKVIDDAQDYAYDRSIRKRTVAVAVGPDRAYAVAYGLMTAALVAVAAFAVLRIFPLTALLAALAFAAVAGVARRADPELATMLLVRGSYVFLAVLVAAVRFDPLGRLL; encoded by the coding sequence ATGACTCTCGCGAGAGACGGGACGGGTCCGGGCGCGGTCGCTCGAGCGTACTGGTCACAGGTCCATCCCGTCTTCATGACGCCGCCGATCGCCGCGTCGCTGTTCGGCGCGATCCTCGCGGGAAGCGTCGACCCGGTCCTCGCGGCGCTTCACGTCGTCGCGATGTTCGCGGCGGTCTACACGGCTCACGTGAAAGACGGCTACGTCGACTTCCACGTCCGCGGGGAAGACGACGATCACCCGCTGACGGTACGGGGCTGTCGGCTCGGGCTCGCGGCCTCGACGGTGGTGTTCGCGGGCTGTTGTCTCCTGCTCGCGGCGCTGGTCGACGCCCTCGTACTGGCGATCGTGGTCCCGACGTGGCTGATCGCCTATCATCACGCACCCCAACTCGACACCAACCCCGTGACGGCGACGACCGGCTACCCGCTGGGCATCGCCCTCTCGATTCTCGGCGGGTTCTACGTTCAGGCCCGGACGATCACCGGCGTCTCGTTCGGCTTCGCCGTCGTCTTCCTGATCCTGCTGTCGGGCGTCAAGGTGATCGACGACGCACAGGACTACGCGTACGACCGCTCGATCCGGAAGCGAACGGTCGCGGTCGCCGTCGGCCCCGACCGCGCCTACGCCGTCGCCTACGGCCTGATGACCGCGGCGCTGGTCGCCGTCGCCGCGTTCGCCGTCCTCCGGATCTTCCCGCTGACCGCGCTGCTGGCGGCGCTGGCCTTCGCCGCGGTCGCCGGCGTCGCGCGCCGGGCCGACCCCGAACTCGCGACCATGCTGCTCGTTCGGGGCTCGTACGTCTTTCTGGCGGTCCTCGTGGCCGCCGTCCGGTTCGATCCGCTCGGCCGACTCCTCTGA
- a CDS encoding thiamine pyrophosphate-binding protein, translated as MTDEYTGADLFTDALESYGVDYVFGNPGTTELPIMDAIGDSDLEYRLGLHEDIAVGMAGGYAQRRRYHAHHDDSITPVGVANLHIAPGLAHGLGNLYAAKITGAPLVVTAGNHSTDFRHEEPILSGRLADMARQFCKWSDEVLDVAALPTMLRRAFRVAMTPPTGPVFLGLPLDVMLAETDAEPERLGPIPNAGGGDPGQLERAAELLAEADDPVIVVGDHVARSGADAVAAAVDLAEATGARVHGEILACEVDFPTDHEQWVSYLPTNEDLAAMLMDTDTIVFAGCSTNTTLTRHEEALVDPDTTCIHLSDDAWQVGKNQPADAAVIGDPGLVMQGLIERVRDKLSDDVVADRLETVAEVKEMVESQMAGYGEAEGDDPRASKAQLVDAMERAAGDAAIVDEGVTSKYAMLTRWDLGPEQYISNKGGGLGYGLPAAVGAAVAEKQRDEPRDVVGFIGDGSYQYYPHSIYSAARYDLDLTVVISDNRNYRILKDNTLAIMGGEEDDYDFVGMDFEPNVDLVKNAESHGARAELVETPDGIEGALEAALDREGPDVLDVLVQD; from the coding sequence ATGACGGACGAGTATACCGGCGCGGATCTCTTCACTGACGCTCTCGAGTCCTACGGCGTCGACTACGTCTTCGGCAACCCGGGGACGACCGAACTCCCGATCATGGACGCGATCGGCGACAGCGACCTCGAGTACCGGCTCGGCCTCCACGAGGACATCGCGGTGGGGATGGCCGGGGGCTACGCACAGCGCCGGCGGTATCACGCCCACCACGACGACTCGATCACGCCGGTCGGCGTCGCGAACCTCCACATCGCGCCGGGGCTGGCCCACGGGCTGGGGAACCTCTACGCGGCCAAGATCACCGGCGCGCCGCTGGTCGTGACCGCGGGCAATCACAGCACCGACTTCCGACACGAGGAGCCGATCCTCTCGGGCCGGCTCGCGGACATGGCCCGGCAGTTCTGCAAGTGGTCCGACGAAGTGCTGGACGTCGCGGCGCTGCCGACGATGCTCCGGCGGGCGTTCCGCGTCGCGATGACCCCGCCGACGGGGCCGGTCTTTCTCGGACTGCCGCTCGACGTGATGTTGGCCGAAACCGACGCCGAGCCGGAACGGCTGGGTCCGATTCCCAACGCCGGCGGCGGCGATCCCGGGCAACTCGAGCGCGCGGCGGAACTGCTGGCCGAGGCCGACGATCCGGTGATCGTCGTCGGCGACCACGTCGCCCGGTCGGGTGCCGACGCCGTCGCCGCCGCGGTCGACCTCGCGGAGGCGACGGGTGCCCGCGTCCACGGCGAAATACTGGCCTGCGAGGTGGACTTCCCGACCGACCACGAGCAGTGGGTCTCGTACCTGCCGACCAACGAGGACCTGGCCGCGATGCTGATGGACACCGATACGATCGTCTTCGCGGGCTGTTCGACCAACACGACGCTGACCCGCCACGAGGAGGCGCTGGTCGATCCCGACACGACCTGCATTCACCTGAGTGACGACGCCTGGCAGGTCGGGAAGAACCAGCCCGCCGACGCGGCCGTGATCGGCGATCCGGGGCTGGTCATGCAGGGCCTCATCGAGCGCGTCCGGGACAAACTCTCGGACGACGTCGTCGCCGATCGCCTCGAGACTGTCGCCGAGGTCAAGGAGATGGTCGAGTCCCAGATGGCCGGCTACGGCGAGGCCGAGGGCGACGACCCGCGGGCCTCGAAGGCCCAACTGGTCGACGCGATGGAGCGGGCCGCCGGCGACGCTGCGATCGTCGACGAGGGCGTCACCTCGAAGTACGCCATGCTGACCCGGTGGGATCTCGGCCCCGAGCAGTACATCTCGAACAAGGGCGGCGGGCTCGGCTACGGGCTGCCCGCCGCGGTCGGTGCCGCGGTCGCCGAGAAACAGCGCGACGAGCCCCGCGACGTGGTCGGGTTCATCGGCGACGGCTCCTACCAGTACTACCCCCACTCGATCTACAGCGCCGCCCGCTACGACCTCGATCTGACCGTCGTGATCTCGGACAACCGCAACTACCGCATCCTCAAGGACAACACGCTCGCGATCATGGGCGGTGAAGAAGACGACTACGACTTCGTCGGCATGGACTTCGAGCCCAACGTCGACCTCGTGAAGAACGCCGAGAGCCACGGCGCGCGCGCCGAACTCGTCGAGACGCCCGATGGAATCGAGGGCGCACTCGAGGCGGCGCTCGACCGCGAGGGGCCGGACGTGCTGGACGTGTTGGTACAGGACTGA
- a CDS encoding amphi-Trp domain-containing protein — protein sequence MVDKTLSADEVTREEAAERLRALADEIDGTEAASVRTGNKTVDLSPPESIAYEVGVRERSSILRGQRETVTVKLDWKPPKTTEGTEAADAE from the coding sequence ATGGTGGACAAGACCCTTTCCGCCGACGAGGTCACCCGCGAAGAGGCCGCCGAACGGCTGCGAGCGCTCGCCGACGAGATCGATGGGACCGAAGCGGCATCGGTCCGAACGGGGAACAAAACGGTCGATCTCTCCCCGCCGGAGTCGATCGCCTACGAGGTCGGCGTCCGCGAGCGGTCCTCGATCCTGCGAGGCCAGCGCGAGACGGTCACCGTCAAACTCGACTGGAAGCCGCCGAAGACCACGGAGGGTACCGAAGCGGCCGACGCGGAGTAG
- a CDS encoding YbhB/YbcL family Raf kinase inhibitor-like protein: MSGLTLESPAFDDGERIPEEYGYTDRNVNPPLEIDGVPDEADSLALIVDDPDAKEPAGKVWDHWVVWNVPPETETVPEGWDPDEAVEGINDYGERGYGGPNPPDREHTYRFELLALEAAPEVGTDAGADALESAIAGTVIERTTLTGTYPA, encoded by the coding sequence ATGTCAGGTCTGACGCTCGAGAGCCCCGCGTTCGACGACGGCGAGCGCATCCCCGAGGAGTACGGCTACACGGACAGGAACGTCAACCCGCCCCTCGAGATCGACGGCGTCCCGGACGAGGCCGACTCGCTGGCCCTGATCGTGGACGATCCCGACGCGAAGGAGCCGGCCGGGAAGGTGTGGGACCACTGGGTCGTCTGGAACGTCCCACCGGAGACCGAGACGGTCCCGGAGGGCTGGGATCCCGACGAGGCGGTCGAGGGAATCAACGACTACGGCGAGCGCGGCTACGGCGGGCCGAACCCGCCGGACCGGGAACACACTTACCGGTTCGAACTCCTCGCGCTCGAGGCGGCCCCCGAGGTCGGGACCGACGCCGGCGCGGACGCCCTCGAGTCGGCGATCGCGGGCACCGTCATCGAACGGACGACGCTGACGGGGACGTATCCGGCCTGA
- a CDS encoding sensor histidine kinase, whose translation MVWAVSPYSAVLLLSLVVAVGTAAAAWRTRPAAGSSALAALMTTVAVWLGAHVLEIESTTLAAKLLWADLQWVCAAVIPTLFLVFALRYTGADRWLTRPRLGLLSIEPLAMIGALAVNDRTFVLWGPPVEEPISLGSWWASSVTVATAEPRIGLFVHLGYATFCLAITSVIVFRLIARTERLYRWQGAAVFVAITVPWGTAILSASSLEIIGTTPIGFTVTGLAITFGLYRYRLLEIAPIARSEVVTNLEDGVLVADADRRIVDSNPVAREVFTHNRDNLVGASIDDVIPIDIDSVIAGSHDRDRGDGASTAGDAEPTQFSLDDGQSYYDFSIAPIDDGRGNPAGWTIVVHDVTERVRRECELERKNRKLDEFASVVSHDLRNPLTVSKGYLELLEEEYDPEYVRIAIESHERMEQLIDDVLMLARQGQRGLDPEPVALEDVASEAWSTVDTAGATLSVDDEPTIDADRTQLRQLLENLFRNAVDHGGRSRSGTDDRELTVTVGALEDGFFVADSGTGFEGEPEAVFESGYTTSERGTGLGLSIVADICERHGWTVTATEGADGGARLEITGVERHETVTDDRVAGTEATE comes from the coding sequence GTGGTTTGGGCTGTCTCTCCGTACAGCGCCGTGTTGTTGCTCTCGCTCGTCGTCGCCGTCGGGACCGCAGCCGCGGCGTGGCGGACGCGACCGGCCGCCGGCTCGAGCGCCCTCGCCGCGCTCATGACGACCGTCGCCGTCTGGCTCGGTGCGCACGTCCTCGAGATCGAATCGACGACGTTGGCCGCGAAACTGTTGTGGGCCGATCTCCAGTGGGTGTGCGCCGCCGTGATTCCGACGCTGTTTCTCGTCTTCGCGCTCCGGTATACGGGTGCGGACCGCTGGCTCACCCGGCCCCGACTGGGGCTGTTGTCGATCGAGCCCCTCGCCATGATCGGCGCGTTGGCAGTCAACGACCGCACGTTCGTGCTGTGGGGGCCGCCGGTCGAGGAGCCGATCTCGCTCGGCAGTTGGTGGGCGTCGTCCGTGACGGTCGCGACCGCGGAACCGAGGATCGGGCTGTTCGTTCACCTGGGGTACGCGACGTTCTGTCTCGCGATCACGTCGGTCATCGTCTTCCGGTTGATCGCGCGGACCGAGCGACTCTACCGGTGGCAGGGAGCCGCCGTGTTCGTCGCGATCACGGTCCCCTGGGGGACGGCCATCCTCTCGGCGTCGTCGCTCGAGATTATCGGCACGACGCCGATCGGCTTTACCGTCACCGGTCTCGCGATCACCTTCGGCCTCTATCGGTATCGACTCCTCGAGATCGCTCCCATCGCCCGCAGCGAGGTCGTGACGAACCTCGAGGACGGCGTACTGGTCGCCGACGCCGATCGCCGGATCGTCGACAGCAATCCGGTCGCACGAGAGGTTTTCACTCACAATCGAGACAACCTCGTCGGGGCGTCGATCGACGACGTGATACCGATCGATATCGACTCGGTGATCGCCGGCTCCCACGACCGAGACCGCGGGGACGGTGCGTCAACGGCGGGCGACGCCGAGCCGACGCAGTTCTCGCTCGACGACGGGCAATCCTACTACGACTTTTCGATCGCGCCGATCGACGACGGGCGCGGGAACCCGGCCGGCTGGACCATCGTCGTCCACGACGTGACCGAGCGGGTCCGTCGCGAATGCGAACTCGAACGCAAGAACCGAAAGCTCGACGAGTTCGCGAGCGTGGTCAGCCACGACTTGCGGAATCCGTTGACGGTCTCGAAAGGCTATCTCGAACTGCTCGAAGAGGAGTACGACCCCGAGTACGTTCGGATTGCTATCGAGTCCCACGAACGGATGGAACAACTGATCGACGACGTCCTGATGCTCGCTCGACAGGGCCAACGCGGACTGGATCCCGAGCCGGTCGCGCTCGAGGACGTCGCGAGCGAGGCGTGGTCGACGGTCGATACCGCGGGAGCGACGCTGTCGGTCGACGACGAGCCGACGATCGACGCGGACCGAACCCAGCTCCGGCAGTTACTCGAGAACCTGTTTCGAAACGCGGTCGATCACGGAGGGCGCTCGAGGTCCGGGACCGACGACCGCGAACTCACCGTCACCGTCGGCGCGCTCGAGGACGGGTTCTTCGTTGCCGACTCGGGGACGGGGTTCGAGGGCGAACCGGAGGCGGTCTTCGAGTCGGGCTACACGACGAGCGAACGCGGGACGGGGCTTGGACTCTCGATCGTGGCCGATATCTGCGAGAGACACGGATGGACGGTGACTGCGACCGAGGGCGCTGACGGGGGCGCACGACTCGAGATCACCGGCGTCGAGCGGCACGAAACCGTAACTGACGATCGGGTCGCCGGGACCGAAGCGACCGAGTGA